A region from the Tahibacter amnicola genome encodes:
- a CDS encoding DUF4132 domain-containing protein — MTAALRADLLKLTPEALAQLANLGLVKRAQRELAAGYVPQLTHADDGTVSAIFPDQVQTAFPPGAGLKEARCSCGATLCRHRIATVLHYAATSADEAPAAAPAEARFADLDEQQIRDQTTASLWAAVEREARSGIRIDVERSHSADRRSVVYTARLPHATARFYAGADLAFARCDCTAQQRCEHIALGALALKRAGDIGDVRLTIELGDRRDGDHKGTAFAFCVEPYRHLVRVLLAQGLANGAADSPHTAQALNDALQASRNIDATWLTLCLEAIEQWLDHYHRRSARFSYGEGVQLLRELSLRVAVAQAGTAELSPRAVLGMGEAMETAMDRLGLISLGMRLEGDGADRCATLAVVDCDTQTLLCLQKTWQRKTDDGTSELAQLDQQRVAGSLRLGKLAQGTLVTTTARRRANGELKLGQSFAGKASVTPHTGDWSALRPPLLIESQKDFLRQETHAPPRDLLARSALPGFHVLRLARVMTLGFDPAQQRLHAIVLDPGGSPWHLVRDYAATTPGAFDAIARALRDVAASPRPAYAAGPVRRHAEGLTLEPWALSVGRLVVPDATAPDGTLAEVPLINVPTAGQDPLRQFLAAIDECLCEVLRDGLRRHSGASERLGELLRRCRDLGLAGTGERGAGALLQQLSTHWHASRQGERDSVFAAATAFGDLVQWTALARHAAASIDLDVSEGKMTMQRFELVEGTASKFWEISRDGCTYTVRFGRIGTNGQTQSKTAPTEAKAQAEVDKLIKEKTGKGYSSVAVAAGARLDAVAVKPARPAAAPAAPAQAPAEGAPATLASTTEPVADPSPPAPTGAPVHPGSIPMPSGQFQFTPAMRKLLPVQRGFDAPAQPQTPQDTLWGRLPNFVGADQQRAHAAISTAGLSQLAKQFPIAEIFTASSLSTPDAARWEAAMQLATALQSAIYGGNIMMALLELCVVLHGAEFAVGTYLAAMAPAPSGRLYSWVGPVPGVEILHEALARCTDEEYARAKAALPAQPRSQREQFARGVVFHTEPDLVADAIAVANTSDAYAFEAVTGLSRAQLTLDQAASVVKSTLWRDHTGAPILAVNLARLHGAASLPLAMRLYEHQMDSGTRARFADIVRAFDSPDAFAALLMHFERKEARVQIDEFAKAWPFAAMQAAAALVARSRDKDVEAWLTRMLSAHAPLVDALSASLDGAAANVVTRLCSKLTDLEDAPLDALPDVLRDPPWLKPVRKVQRPELPERPMPEPRMQWPPGVQAKWRTYFDPNDAESQMRGTSLSRGQMALKRLVIPGALWEPLLTGEIRDLTPHLEAIDALWQSTESYRRYRDAGELQSLPDATRQLLWNNLPGFETTSWGLEYSVCAIVAVDELSGLPGLLRSLEARLDTGLMAALPVGAAPIAPFAVLGLSRKKARPHAMAWLRAHTTLASTALLAQAASGQKKAVEQAEAGLRWLAANTDMAQVREGARHFGDAGEALLDAILSVDPLSILPQKPRPLPAFFLPGGLARPRLHDGRAVPVQALGALATLLQVSVLDEAHAGIDIVKQFCTPASLDDFAWDLFQAWNQSGAPSKESWAFTAIGHLGGDACVRQLTPLIRAWPGESQHARAVTGLDILSRIGSDLALMNLNGIAQKAKFKGLQDRAKEKIQAIAEARELTTEELGDRLVPDLDLDADGTLRLDFGPRQFTVGFDEQLRPFAKDASGARLKDLPKPLKTDDASLAQAASDRWKLLKKDMKTIASNQIQRLELAMCSSRTFEFGVFQRFFVQHPLQRHLTQRLLWGVKRADGSVQGFRVAEDLSFADRDDLTLSIAEDAIIVLPHVLTLSAEEQAAFGQIFADYEILQPFMQLGREVLALDDDEIDRSESQRFKGKRVAIGSVYGLQHRGWRNGSPQDSGWISWFEKSLPGGLEVQIELDPGTIVGDINYNPKQTLGALTLRVANTWDEKGKRPFSALDPVSRSELLRDIDRLTVLVD, encoded by the coding sequence ATGACTGCTGCCTTGCGCGCCGACTTGCTCAAGCTGACCCCCGAAGCCTTGGCGCAGCTGGCCAACCTCGGCCTGGTCAAGCGCGCGCAGCGCGAGCTGGCCGCCGGCTATGTGCCGCAATTGACGCATGCGGACGACGGCACCGTCTCGGCCATCTTTCCCGACCAGGTTCAGACCGCCTTTCCGCCCGGTGCCGGACTGAAGGAAGCACGCTGCAGTTGCGGCGCAACGCTTTGCCGTCACCGCATCGCGACGGTGCTGCACTATGCGGCCACGAGCGCCGATGAAGCACCGGCGGCAGCACCCGCCGAGGCGCGTTTTGCTGACCTCGACGAACAACAGATCCGCGACCAGACAACCGCCTCCCTGTGGGCGGCCGTCGAGCGCGAGGCACGCAGCGGAATCCGCATCGACGTCGAACGCAGTCACAGCGCGGACCGGCGCAGCGTGGTCTACACCGCGCGTCTGCCGCACGCCACGGCGCGCTTCTACGCGGGTGCGGATCTGGCGTTCGCGCGCTGCGACTGCACCGCTCAGCAACGCTGCGAACATATCGCTCTGGGTGCGTTGGCCCTCAAGCGCGCCGGAGACATCGGCGACGTGCGCCTGACCATCGAGCTGGGCGATCGTCGCGACGGCGACCACAAGGGTACTGCCTTCGCGTTCTGCGTGGAGCCCTACCGACATCTCGTCCGCGTACTGCTGGCGCAAGGGCTTGCGAACGGCGCTGCCGACAGTCCGCACACGGCGCAGGCGCTGAACGATGCGCTGCAGGCCAGCCGCAACATCGATGCCACCTGGCTGACCCTGTGCCTGGAAGCCATCGAGCAATGGCTCGATCACTATCACCGGCGTAGCGCCCGGTTTTCCTATGGCGAGGGCGTCCAGTTGCTGCGCGAGCTGAGTCTGCGCGTGGCTGTCGCGCAGGCGGGTACGGCCGAGCTTTCGCCGCGCGCCGTGCTTGGCATGGGCGAAGCCATGGAAACGGCAATGGATCGCCTCGGCCTGATTTCGCTGGGTATGCGCCTGGAAGGCGATGGTGCCGACCGTTGCGCCACGCTTGCTGTCGTTGACTGTGACACACAAACCCTGCTCTGCCTGCAGAAAACCTGGCAACGCAAGACGGATGACGGCACCAGCGAGCTCGCGCAGCTGGACCAGCAGCGCGTCGCCGGCAGCCTGCGCCTGGGCAAGCTGGCACAGGGCACCCTGGTGACCACCACCGCCCGGCGTCGCGCCAACGGCGAACTCAAGCTCGGGCAAAGTTTCGCCGGCAAGGCTTCCGTCACGCCGCACACTGGCGACTGGTCGGCGTTGCGCCCGCCGCTCCTGATCGAATCGCAGAAGGATTTCCTGCGCCAGGAAACGCACGCGCCACCCCGCGATCTGCTGGCGCGCAGCGCCCTGCCCGGCTTCCACGTGTTGCGTCTGGCACGGGTGATGACGCTGGGGTTTGATCCGGCGCAACAACGCCTGCACGCCATCGTACTGGACCCCGGCGGTTCGCCCTGGCATCTGGTACGCGACTACGCCGCCACCACACCGGGAGCCTTCGACGCCATTGCACGGGCACTGCGCGACGTCGCGGCGTCGCCCCGGCCTGCCTATGCCGCCGGCCCCGTACGGCGCCATGCAGAGGGCCTGACGCTGGAGCCCTGGGCGCTGAGTGTGGGGCGCCTCGTCGTTCCTGACGCGACTGCACCGGATGGCACACTTGCCGAAGTTCCGCTTATCAATGTGCCGACCGCTGGCCAGGATCCGCTTCGCCAGTTCCTCGCGGCAATCGATGAGTGCCTGTGCGAAGTGTTGCGCGATGGATTGCGCCGTCACAGCGGGGCCTCCGAACGACTCGGTGAACTGCTCCGGCGCTGTCGCGACCTGGGTCTGGCCGGCACGGGTGAGCGCGGTGCCGGCGCACTGCTGCAACAGTTGTCGACGCACTGGCACGCCAGCCGCCAGGGTGAACGCGACAGCGTCTTCGCTGCGGCGACAGCCTTTGGGGATCTTGTTCAATGGACCGCGCTGGCACGCCACGCGGCCGCTTCCATCGATCTGGACGTTTCTGAGGGGAAAATGACCATGCAGCGCTTTGAGCTGGTAGAAGGAACCGCATCGAAGTTCTGGGAAATCAGCCGGGACGGCTGCACCTACACGGTGCGCTTCGGACGCATCGGCACCAACGGGCAGACGCAGAGCAAGACAGCGCCCACCGAAGCCAAGGCACAGGCTGAAGTGGACAAGTTGATCAAAGAAAAAACCGGCAAAGGGTACTCATCCGTCGCGGTGGCTGCCGGCGCCCGGCTGGACGCTGTGGCGGTAAAACCGGCCAGGCCGGCCGCCGCTCCTGCTGCCCCCGCGCAAGCACCGGCCGAAGGCGCGCCCGCCACGCTCGCATCCACGACGGAACCAGTCGCCGATCCATCGCCACCGGCTCCCACCGGCGCGCCAGTGCACCCGGGATCGATTCCCATGCCCAGCGGGCAGTTCCAGTTCACGCCGGCGATGCGGAAGCTGCTGCCGGTGCAGCGCGGATTCGATGCGCCCGCCCAGCCACAAACGCCGCAGGACACACTGTGGGGCCGTCTGCCGAACTTCGTCGGCGCAGACCAACAGCGCGCGCACGCCGCTATCAGCACGGCCGGCTTGAGCCAGCTCGCCAAACAGTTTCCGATCGCGGAAATCTTCACGGCGAGCAGCCTGAGCACCCCCGATGCCGCACGCTGGGAAGCGGCGATGCAGCTGGCGACGGCACTGCAAAGCGCCATATACGGCGGCAACATCATGATGGCCCTGCTGGAACTGTGTGTCGTACTCCATGGTGCCGAATTCGCGGTGGGTACGTATCTGGCAGCCATGGCGCCGGCACCCTCCGGCCGCCTGTACAGCTGGGTCGGGCCCGTACCGGGCGTCGAGATCCTCCATGAGGCGTTGGCACGTTGCACCGACGAGGAATATGCCCGGGCGAAAGCGGCACTGCCCGCCCAGCCGCGCAGCCAGCGCGAGCAATTCGCGCGCGGCGTGGTATTTCATACCGAACCCGACCTCGTCGCCGATGCCATCGCCGTGGCGAACACCAGCGACGCCTATGCCTTCGAGGCAGTCACCGGTTTGTCACGCGCGCAGCTCACCCTTGATCAGGCCGCATCCGTGGTCAAATCGACGCTCTGGCGCGACCACACCGGCGCACCGATCCTGGCAGTCAATCTTGCGCGTCTGCACGGGGCTGCGTCGCTGCCACTGGCGATGCGACTGTATGAGCACCAGATGGATTCCGGCACGCGCGCACGGTTTGCCGACATCGTGCGTGCGTTTGACAGCCCTGACGCTTTCGCCGCGCTGCTCATGCATTTCGAGCGAAAGGAGGCCCGTGTTCAGATCGACGAGTTTGCGAAGGCGTGGCCCTTCGCAGCCATGCAGGCAGCGGCCGCGCTGGTCGCGCGCAGTCGCGACAAGGACGTTGAAGCCTGGCTGACACGCATGCTCAGCGCACACGCCCCGCTGGTCGATGCCCTGAGCGCGTCGCTGGACGGTGCCGCGGCCAACGTGGTCACGCGACTGTGCAGCAAGCTGACCGACCTGGAAGATGCGCCGCTCGACGCGCTACCGGATGTGTTGCGCGACCCACCCTGGCTTAAACCCGTGCGCAAGGTCCAGCGACCCGAGCTGCCCGAGCGGCCGATGCCGGAACCGCGCATGCAATGGCCACCGGGCGTGCAGGCGAAGTGGCGGACCTATTTCGACCCCAACGACGCCGAGAGCCAGATGCGCGGGACATCCCTGTCCCGGGGCCAGATGGCGCTGAAACGGCTGGTCATTCCCGGTGCATTGTGGGAGCCGCTGCTTACGGGCGAGATTCGCGATCTCACACCACACCTGGAAGCCATCGACGCGCTTTGGCAAAGCACGGAGTCCTACCGGCGCTATCGCGACGCCGGCGAGCTCCAGTCGCTGCCCGATGCGACGCGGCAACTGCTGTGGAACAACCTGCCGGGTTTCGAAACGACTAGCTGGGGCCTTGAGTATTCGGTCTGCGCGATCGTCGCTGTGGATGAACTGTCCGGCTTGCCGGGGCTTCTGCGCAGCCTTGAAGCACGACTGGATACGGGATTGATGGCGGCGCTGCCGGTGGGGGCCGCACCGATCGCGCCCTTTGCCGTGCTGGGCCTGTCACGCAAAAAGGCTCGTCCACACGCGATGGCCTGGTTGCGCGCACATACGACGCTCGCGTCCACTGCGCTCCTGGCGCAGGCAGCCAGCGGTCAGAAGAAGGCGGTCGAGCAGGCGGAGGCCGGCCTGCGCTGGCTTGCAGCGAACACAGACATGGCGCAGGTACGGGAAGGCGCCCGTCATTTCGGCGACGCCGGCGAAGCCCTGCTCGATGCCATCCTTTCCGTCGATCCGCTCTCGATTCTGCCGCAGAAGCCGCGCCCCCTGCCCGCCTTCTTCCTACCAGGCGGTCTGGCCCGTCCCCGCTTGCATGACGGCCGCGCGGTGCCCGTGCAGGCGCTGGGCGCGCTGGCCACCCTGCTCCAGGTTTCCGTGCTGGATGAAGCGCATGCCGGCATCGATATCGTCAAGCAGTTCTGCACGCCTGCCTCGCTGGACGATTTCGCCTGGGACCTGTTCCAGGCCTGGAACCAGAGTGGCGCACCGAGCAAGGAGAGCTGGGCCTTCACCGCTATCGGACACCTCGGCGGCGATGCCTGTGTACGCCAGCTCACGCCCTTGATCCGCGCCTGGCCCGGTGAATCTCAGCATGCGCGTGCCGTGACCGGGCTCGACATCCTCAGCCGCATCGGCAGCGACCTGGCGCTGATGAACCTCAATGGCATCGCACAGAAAGCCAAGTTCAAGGGCCTGCAGGACCGCGCCAAGGAGAAAATCCAGGCAATCGCGGAAGCACGCGAGCTCACGACCGAGGAGCTGGGCGATCGTCTCGTGCCCGACCTCGACCTCGATGCCGACGGAACGCTACGGCTGGATTTCGGTCCGCGGCAATTCACGGTCGGCTTCGACGAACAGCTGCGCCCCTTTGCCAAGGACGCCAGCGGCGCCCGGCTCAAGGATCTCCCCAAGCCACTCAAGACCGACGATGCTTCGCTCGCCCAGGCCGCCAGCGATCGCTGGAAGCTGCTCAAGAAGGACATGAAGACCATTGCCAGCAACCAGATCCAGCGTCTGGAGCTGGCCATGTGCAGCAGCCGCACGTTCGAATTCGGCGTCTTCCAGCGCTTTTTCGTGCAGCATCCGTTGCAGCGCCACCTGACGCAGCGCCTGCTGTGGGGCGTGAAACGCGCCGATGGCAGCGTGCAGGGTTTTCGCGTTGCCGAGGACCTCAGCTTCGCCGACCGCGACGATCTCACGCTGTCCATCGCCGAAGACGCAATCATCGTGCTGCCGCACGTTCTTACGCTGTCAGCCGAGGAGCAGGCCGCATTCGGCCAGATCTTTGCCGACTACGAGATTCTGCAGCCTTTCATGCAACTGGGCCGCGAAGTGCTGGCGCTGGACGATGACGAAATTGATCGGAGCGAATCGCAACGATTCAAGGGCAAGCGGGTCGCCATCGGCAGCGTCTACGGCCTGCAGCACCGCGGCTGGCGCAACGGCAGCCCGCAGGACAGCGGCTGGATCAGCTGGTTCGAAAAATCCCTGCCGGGCGGCCTGGAAGTGCAGATCGAGCTTGACCCCGGCACGATCGTCGGCGATATCAACTACAACCCGAAGCAGACGCTCGGCGCACTCACGCTGCGTGTTGCCAATACCTGGGACGAAAAGGGCAAGCGGCCGTTTTCCGCGCTCGATCCAGTTTCACGGTCGGAACTGTTGCGGGATATCGACCGATTGACGGTGCTGGTGGATTGA
- a CDS encoding amidohydrolase family protein, which produces MFRLLAVALVASLPLGGIAAENLQYTVIAGGNNVGHVKVALDDRKAVVDFNIKNNGRGPTIAEHITFDKEGLPTEWTITGSTTFGSKVDERFARSGAQASWRDSTGPGKSRPKEPAVYVAQSGSPWSNQIYLRALLKRQDMRMPALPGGTLQLTRGPTLTVQGKAGPREVTRYDLSGIEMTPETLLVDGDGALFAVVSPGMIVVRAGYEAEEVRLRQLAADWATERYVDLQREVAHRYDGPVRIRNVRVFDAHTGALTEPVSVVVHGREIAAVVPIDSPASPGETTIDGAGGTLVPGMHEMHAHVSQEGALLNLLAGVTTMRDMGNDNAVLETLIRRIEAGEIAGPHVVRSGFIEGRSPYNSNHGFVVDSQEKAIDAVRWYAARGFWQVKVYNSMKPEWVPAVVAEAHTLGMRVSGHVPAFTTADKMIEAGYDELTHINQFALGWVIGPEEDTRTLFRLTALKRLPALDLASDKVQHTIGLMAKGNKAIDPTLGIHEALTHNRDGQVPPGAVDYIEHLPIGTRRDMMKGWVDVSAKGDDEAYRSAFDKLVAVVKQLHERGVFIVFGTDTGGSFSYHRELELYQKAGMSAPQILKRATLETARYLGEDQRRGSITKGKLASFFLVPGDPTQDLKAIKRIAVVVKDGVFYYPAEVYPKFGITPFVDAPTVVEAASGGKVN; this is translated from the coding sequence ATGTTCCGCCTTCTTGCCGTCGCGCTTGTCGCCAGTCTGCCGCTGGGCGGCATTGCCGCCGAAAATCTCCAGTACACCGTCATCGCTGGCGGCAACAACGTGGGGCACGTCAAGGTCGCGCTTGACGATCGCAAGGCTGTCGTCGACTTCAACATCAAGAACAACGGCCGCGGGCCGACGATTGCCGAGCACATCACCTTTGACAAGGAGGGCCTGCCGACGGAGTGGACCATCACCGGCAGCACCACCTTCGGCAGCAAGGTCGATGAGCGTTTTGCCCGCAGCGGGGCGCAGGCGAGCTGGCGTGACTCGACGGGCCCCGGCAAGTCCAGACCCAAGGAACCGGCGGTGTATGTCGCGCAGAGTGGAAGCCCGTGGTCGAACCAGATCTATCTGCGCGCACTGCTCAAGCGGCAGGACATGCGCATGCCGGCACTGCCAGGCGGGACCTTGCAGCTGACGAGGGGGCCCACGCTGACCGTACAGGGCAAGGCCGGTCCGCGCGAGGTGACGCGATACGATCTCTCCGGTATCGAGATGACGCCGGAAACGCTGCTGGTGGATGGCGACGGTGCCTTGTTTGCAGTGGTGTCGCCGGGAATGATCGTCGTGCGCGCGGGTTACGAAGCGGAAGAGGTGCGTCTGCGCCAGCTGGCGGCGGATTGGGCGACCGAACGCTACGTGGACCTCCAGCGCGAGGTGGCGCACCGGTACGACGGACCGGTGCGGATTCGCAACGTGCGCGTGTTCGACGCACACACGGGCGCCTTGACCGAACCGGTATCGGTAGTGGTCCACGGCCGCGAGATCGCCGCGGTGGTGCCGATCGACAGCCCTGCGTCGCCCGGCGAAACCACCATCGATGGCGCTGGAGGAACTTTGGTGCCCGGCATGCACGAGATGCATGCGCACGTGAGTCAGGAAGGCGCGCTGCTGAACCTGCTCGCCGGTGTGACGACGATGCGTGACATGGGGAACGACAACGCCGTTCTTGAAACACTGATCCGGCGCATCGAGGCGGGCGAGATTGCGGGACCGCATGTCGTGCGCTCGGGTTTCATCGAGGGGCGCAGCCCGTACAACTCCAATCATGGATTTGTCGTCGACAGCCAGGAAAAGGCGATCGACGCGGTGCGCTGGTATGCGGCGCGGGGCTTCTGGCAGGTGAAGGTCTACAACAGCATGAAGCCGGAGTGGGTGCCGGCAGTCGTCGCGGAGGCGCACACGCTGGGAATGCGCGTGTCCGGCCATGTACCGGCATTCACGACGGCAGACAAGATGATCGAGGCCGGTTACGACGAGCTGACCCACATCAATCAGTTCGCACTGGGCTGGGTGATCGGACCGGAGGAAGATACCCGTACCCTGTTCCGTCTTACGGCGCTCAAGCGATTGCCCGCGCTGGACCTGGCAAGTGACAAGGTGCAGCACACCATCGGCTTGATGGCCAAGGGGAACAAGGCCATCGATCCGACGCTCGGCATCCACGAAGCCCTGACCCACAATCGCGACGGACAGGTGCCTCCGGGCGCGGTGGACTACATTGAACACCTGCCGATCGGCACCCGTCGCGACATGATGAAGGGCTGGGTGGACGTGTCGGCGAAGGGGGACGACGAAGCCTATCGCTCGGCTTTCGACAAGCTGGTCGCGGTGGTGAAGCAGCTGCACGAACGCGGAGTCTTCATTGTCTTCGGCACGGATACCGGCGGCTCCTTCAGCTACCACCGGGAGCTGGAGCTGTACCAGAAGGCCGGCATGTCTGCGCCGCAGATCTTGAAGCGGGCAACGCTGGAGACGGCACGATATCTGGGCGAAGACCAGCGTCGTGGTTCCATCACCAAGGGGAAGCTCGCGAGCTTTTTCCTGGTTCCCGGTGATCCGACGCAGGACCTGAAGGCCATCAAGCGCATCGCGGTGGTGGTGAAGGATGGCGTGTTCTACTACCCGGCCGAGGTGTACCCGAAGTTTGGCATCACACCGTTCGTGGACGCGCCGACGGTGGTGGAGGCAGCGTCGGGTGGGAAGGTGAACTGA
- a CDS encoding KGG domain-containing protein: MPTEKNQGGNQQGSGRGFASMDEDKQREIASEGGKAAHEKGTAHKFTSEEAREAGRKGGEARAENSGSRSEASGRSQDEKSGSGQKGGQGGGQGGQGGQGGGQGGQGGGGSGGGRSGGGGSR, translated from the coding sequence ATGCCTACCGAGAAGAACCAGGGCGGAAATCAGCAGGGCAGCGGACGCGGGTTTGCGTCCATGGATGAAGACAAACAGCGCGAAATCGCCAGCGAAGGCGGCAAGGCCGCACACGAGAAGGGCACAGCGCACAAGTTCACTTCGGAAGAAGCGCGCGAAGCCGGCCGCAAGGGCGGCGAGGCCCGTGCGGAGAACAGCGGCTCGCGCAGCGAAGCAAGCGGCCGGTCGCAGGATGAGAAATCCGGCAGCGGACAGAAGGGCGGCCAGGGCGGCGGTCAAGGCGGTCAAGGCGGCCAGGGCGGCGGTCAAGGCGGCCAGGGCGGTGGCGGCAGCGGCGGCGGTCGCTCCGGCGGTGGTGGATCGCGTTAA
- a CDS encoding NAD(P)/FAD-dependent oxidoreductase, with protein MDGTETTRDALVVGGGPAGLTAGIYLRRFHRSCMVIDAGESRARWIPESNNCPGFPDGIRGTRLLERMRAQAGTVGVPIERDRVVQIAAGDSTFAVQTLGGQRWTARAIVMATGITDQLPPYPWVEKAIATHALRLCAICDAYEVTDAHIGVHGPFEDILSHAQFLSTFSSRITLLPTDDGDEDTQRTARKIGLQVLPPGELTFDGKHISHRNGHGSREAFDTVYAYFGASSAAELVVPLGVRQNKKRELEVDRHQMTAVQGIYAVGDIVGGLNQIAVAVGQAAVAACAIHDRLPDNPRAPPAAQGRARSA; from the coding sequence ATGGATGGCACGGAGACGACCAGGGATGCGCTCGTGGTAGGCGGAGGGCCCGCGGGTCTGACGGCAGGGATCTACCTGCGCCGTTTCCACCGGTCCTGCATGGTGATCGACGCGGGCGAAAGTCGCGCCCGCTGGATTCCCGAGAGCAACAATTGCCCCGGCTTTCCCGACGGTATCCGCGGGACACGTTTGCTGGAACGAATGCGCGCGCAGGCCGGCACGGTGGGCGTTCCCATCGAGCGCGACCGGGTCGTGCAGATCGCCGCCGGAGACTCCACGTTCGCCGTGCAGACGCTCGGTGGGCAACGGTGGACGGCCCGCGCGATCGTGATGGCCACCGGCATCACCGACCAGCTTCCGCCATACCCGTGGGTGGAAAAAGCCATTGCGACGCACGCGCTGCGGCTTTGCGCCATCTGCGATGCCTACGAGGTCACGGACGCGCATATCGGCGTGCACGGACCGTTCGAAGACATACTGTCCCATGCGCAGTTCCTGAGTACCTTTTCGTCCCGCATTACGCTGTTACCCACCGATGACGGCGATGAAGATACACAGCGCACGGCACGGAAAATCGGCCTGCAGGTCCTTCCTCCCGGCGAGCTTACGTTCGACGGCAAGCACATCAGCCATCGGAACGGGCACGGCTCGCGCGAAGCGTTCGACACGGTGTACGCCTATTTCGGCGCCAGCTCTGCCGCCGAGCTGGTTGTTCCCCTGGGGGTCCGCCAGAACAAGAAGCGGGAACTCGAAGTCGACCGCCACCAGATGACTGCCGTGCAGGGCATCTATGCGGTAGGCGACATTGTCGGCGGGCTCAATCAGATCGCCGTTGCGGTTGGCCAGGCAGCGGTTGCCGCGTGCGCCATCCACGACCGGTTACCAGACAATCCCCGCGCACCGCCTGCGGCGCAGGGCCGGGCACGCAGCGCATGA